A part of Nitrososphaerales archaeon genomic DNA contains:
- a CDS encoding DUF488 domain-containing protein, with translation MTTDSKRLYVYTIGHGKRKREAFLELLKEHGIDILVDVRRWPRSRIGYFSKESLEKWLPEANVRYVWLGDELGGYRRGGYEEYMHSRAFLEGIAHILRLAEDGRVCLMCLEISPNYCHRRFISHHLNRLGVNIVHILSKGRYEVIRANPKEDRG, from the coding sequence ATGACCACAGATTCGAAACGCCTTTACGTATATACGATAGGGCATGGAAAGAGGAAGAGAGAGGCATTTTTAGAACTCCTTAAGGAGCATGGTATCGATATCTTGGTCGATGTGAGGAGATGGCCAAGATCCAGAATAGGTTATTTCTCTAAAGAGAGTTTAGAGAAGTGGCTCCCAGAGGCTAATGTAAGGTACGTGTGGTTGGGCGATGAGCTTGGAGGGTATAGAAGAGGGGGTTATGAAGAGTATATGCATTCGAGAGCCTTTCTAGAAGGTATCGCGCATATCCTTCGATTGGCCGAAGATGGTCGCGTGTGCCTGATGTGTCTAGAGATCTCGCCAAATTACTGCCATCGCCGCTTTATCTCACACCATCTGAATCGATTGGGTGTGAATATTGTGCATATATTATCAAAGGGCAGGTATGAGGTTATACGAGCAAACCCTAAAGAGGATCGAGG
- a CDS encoding 2-oxoacid:acceptor oxidoreductase family protein, producing MHSKEYSIKMAGVGGQGIRIAGIVLGTAATIEGKYASHWPSYGVETRGGPSISDVIISDNRIVYPRATSIDILVLMASGFSEYINKVKNGGSIILDEDLVKEKIERSDVTVKRVAITSIADRLGKRGMVNMVMLGRLISITRILSEDSIIKSINVVLPEHLRKDNIEAFKVGMVW from the coding sequence TTGCATAGTAAAGAGTATTCCATAAAGATGGCTGGTGTGGGCGGGCAGGGTATCAGAATAGCTGGTATAGTATTGGGCACGGCCGCAACGATCGAGGGAAAGTATGCATCCCATTGGCCATCCTACGGTGTTGAGACGAGAGGGGGGCCGAGCATCTCTGATGTTATTATATCGGATAATAGGATTGTATATCCTAGGGCAACATCTATCGATATACTCGTATTGATGGCATCTGGCTTCTCAGAATATATAAATAAAGTGAAGAATGGAGGATCGATCATATTAGATGAAGATCTCGTAAAGGAGAAGATCGAACGTAGCGATGTAACTGTAAAAAGGGTAGCGATTACTAGCATTGCAGATAGATTGGGTAAGAGGGGAATGGTAAATATGGTGATGTTAGGGAGGCTCATCTCCATTACAAGGATACTTAGCGAAGATTCTATAATAAAATCGATAAATGTGGTATTGCCGGAGCATCTACGAAAGGATAATATCGAAGCATTTAAGGTTGGGATGGTGTGGTAA
- a CDS encoding 4Fe-4S binding protein — protein MAVFNIIKHDKRYSLFIYEDLCKGCGICVWFCPSKVLSLSKEINKRGFHFAKLDDESKCTACKICELVCPDFSIGLSEISEISTSNKR, from the coding sequence ATGGCAGTATTTAATATAATAAAGCACGATAAGAGATATTCACTCTTCATCTATGAAGACCTCTGTAAAGGTTGTGGTATATGTGTGTGGTTCTGCCCATCAAAAGTCCTGAGCCTTTCTAAGGAGATAAATAAAAGGGGCTTTCATTTCGCAAAACTCGATGATGAGTCAAAATGTACCGCTTGTAAGATCTGTGAACTCGTATGCCCCGACTTTAGTATAGGTTTATCGGAAATATCGGAAATTTCGACATCAAATAAAAGATAG